The genomic stretch TGACCTGATGGCCGAACACTTCGTCTTTCAAGATAGGCAACATTACACGTTGGTCAGCGGTTGAACCGAATCCAATGGGTTGTAAAAACGCCCGCCTGACCACTCGGTTCAGGCGGGCGCTTCGGTTCGCGCTTACTTCTTCGGCGCGTCGATGGTCTTGGCCGCGTTGGCGCGGGCCACCTGCCGCGAGGGGGCCTTCTCGACCTTCACCCCGATGGTCGCGGTCTCCCGCTCGACCTGCTTGTTGATGATCACCTGCTGCACGATCCCGATCAGGGTGGACAGGATGATGTAGATGGTCACGCCCGCCGGGAAGGTCAGCGCGAAGTACAGGAAGATGATGTAGATCATGGCCTGCTGCCGGAACATGTCCGGGTTCTTGCGCGTCATGACGTACAGCTGCCCGACGTTCACGATCAGGTAGATCACGGCCAGGATGTAGAAGGGATCGGGCACGGCGAGATCCGGCAGCCACAGGAAGCCCGAGTCGAACTCGAAGTTCCGGATGGTCGACCACAGCGCGATCAGCACCGGGAAGGGAATGAACGTCGAGAAGCACCCGGCCGGGTTGAAGTTGTAGTCGCGGTACAGCTGCGCCATCTCGGCCTGCATGGCCCGCTGCGAGTCCATGTCCTTGCGTTCCTTGTACTTCTCCTGGATCTCCTTGATCTTCGGCTGCATGACCTGCATGCGCGCGGTGGTTCGCCCCTGCGCCTGCATCAGCGGCCACATGACCGCCCGCAGCAGCACGGTCAGCACGACCAGCACCAGCCCCCAGTTGCCGATGGCCTTGTACAGCGTCTCCATGAGCTTGACGATGTACAGGCTGATGTCCCCGAAGAAGTTCGGCTTGAACAGACCCGGCAGCGTGGTGTAACCGCTCTGGTACAGGTGGATCAGTTCGTTCTTGCCGCCGTAGATCTCCAGGTTGCTGCTGGCCGGTACCGATGCGCTGATCAGGCCCTGGGCGCCGCCGGTCAG from Deinococcus sp. AB2017081 encodes the following:
- the yidC gene encoding membrane protein insertase YidC; translation: MKTRHLLSLTAVAAALLLTGCGTTGPLPTFGKAITPEWITADFDGTPGDEYIATSNLQDVVFNTRGEVIGWYVKGYAGTPYIKRRGDGTWDFSALKDQKGIVNMVAGRKALAVQAEGLNPAQPAQTSAPTGLTTDVAANRQDAVFRYTQGGATVTKTVTLHPRSFKIDLKTEITGGPERVNILFPGLGKADNPRVQGYSVGGTQPATAQGTATLTVENIQYAALQENPSQVAHALIIRPQTGTAGSAATPASAAPAAGQAISATLTGGAQGLISASVPASSNLEIYGGKNELIHLYQSGYTTLPGLFKPNFFGDISLYIVKLMETLYKAIGNWGLVLVVLTVLLRAVMWPLMQAQGRTTARMQVMQPKIKEIQEKYKERKDMDSQRAMQAEMAQLYRDYNFNPAGCFSTFIPFPVLIALWSTIRNFEFDSGFLWLPDLAVPDPFYILAVIYLIVNVGQLYVMTRKNPDMFRQQAMIYIIFLYFALTFPAGVTIYIILSTLIGIVQQVIINKQVERETATIGVKVEKAPSRQVARANAAKTIDAPKK